In one Pseudomonas sp. Bout1 genomic region, the following are encoded:
- a CDS encoding sulfurtransferase TusA family protein, with amino-acid sequence MTDAVAFDAELDASGLNCPLPLLKAKLELNRLASGAVLKVIATDAGSQRDFRTFAKLAGHTLLHEEDDAGVYRYWLRKA; translated from the coding sequence ATGACCGACGCTGTAGCCTTCGATGCCGAACTGGATGCCAGTGGCCTTAACTGCCCGCTGCCATTGCTCAAGGCCAAGCTGGAACTCAATCGACTGGCCAGCGGCGCGGTGCTCAAGGTGATCGCCACGGACGCAGGCTCCCAGCGGGATTTCCGTACGTTTGCCAAGCTGGCCGGCCACACCCTGCTGCATGAAGAAGATGATGCCGGTGTGTATCGTTACTGGTTGCGCAAGGCCTGA